One part of the Sphingopyxis sp. PAMC25046 genome encodes these proteins:
- a CDS encoding sigma-70 family RNA polymerase sigma factor, protein MTDTHDRTDAAQGIEGVLLANRDRIVRFLEVRGAGDGAEDLFQDLWMRLTDRRMGPISDPLPYVMRAANNLMLDRYRSARQRELRDKAWGEASATQSPSSESTLISREQLTLVENAIAATGERPARIFRRFRVDGVHQREIASEMGVSLSTVEADLRKVYAKLAEIRRQFDAG, encoded by the coding sequence ATGACCGATACGCATGATCGAACCGACGCCGCCCAGGGCATCGAAGGCGTGTTGCTCGCCAACCGCGACCGTATCGTGCGCTTCCTTGAGGTTCGCGGTGCGGGCGATGGCGCCGAGGATCTGTTTCAGGACCTGTGGATGCGGCTTACCGATCGGCGCATGGGGCCGATTTCGGACCCCCTGCCCTATGTGATGCGCGCCGCGAACAATCTGATGCTCGACCGCTATCGCTCCGCGCGCCAACGCGAGCTGCGCGACAAGGCATGGGGCGAAGCATCGGCAACGCAAAGTCCGTCGAGCGAAAGCACGCTGATTTCGCGTGAACAGCTGACGCTCGTCGAAAATGCGATCGCGGCGACGGGCGAACGTCCGGCGCGGATTTTCCGGCGCTTTCGCGTCGACGGGGTCCATCAACGCGAAATCGCCAGCGAAATGGGGGTCAGCCTGAGCACCGTCGAAGCCGATCTGCGCAAGGTCTATGCGAAGCTCGCCGAAATCCGGAGGCAGTTCGATGCAGGTTGA
- a CDS encoding autotransporter outer membrane beta-barrel domain-containing protein codes for MRKTLLASTCLATLISTAAHAETTVTTATTAPVRTSTIKSGSPDDIKITSAGSIKPTAAGPAVTIDSNHKVVNEGTIEFTNVDGATGILAGASTSGGITNSATGKITIGETYAATDIDNDGDLDGAFAIGSNRVGIATAGAFTGNIVNSGAIAIEGNDSAGIRLGGPLTGNFTNDGTISVLGDRALGVGLQDVTGNVRLAGTISATGVDAIGARLAGDVTDALVVQGNVTATGYRFTTPPTDPSKLDADDLLIGGSALSVEGDVTGGIILAVAPKDAKPDDKDEDKDGIEDAKEGNAVVRSYGSAAAIRIGSADRDVAIGAVAGTGTGLGFIIDGAVLGDGLYAGKDGNGIQIGGLGGAVTIAGGIGIGIGSTGSVAAKSKDKAATAIRIGSGATTPEIRNAGKIEATTGGKAADSVATAVLIEAGGDVALIRNSGSIAAKTGGDDGTARAIVDLSGTVDTVENSGAINASGALASSDRNIAIDLSANGNGATVKQTAVASGVTAPSIVGDVRFGGGNDVFDIADGSVKGNSFFGAGDNKLALSGDATYAGNARFGAGSDMMTLAGTSKFTGLADFGGGTDTLTIGGTSTFAGTLANSQGLAVSVAGGTFDVGGTATISSLAVTEKGTLAVMLDTGATGTNLQVTGNASFGEESKLALKLSSIEQAEGQHVVLTAGTLTGADKLTASQTLLPFLYKGTLSSNATQLIVDVSRKSTGELGLNRSETGAFDAVLDAVVADEKIEDVFLGITDGDQFRNQLGQMLPEHEGGVFETVTSGSRALSRYLQDPSAPYQDEGKWGYWVNQAVWGTSKSVGDTASYDVSGWGISLGAEIESDVGNFGGSIGYLSGKDGNGSNANEVSTSQFEGALHWRLRSDGFMANARISGAPISLKGTRIFRAEAGAEDIEKTMKGKWDATLWSASGSLAYDTRVGGLTLRPMVAVDYFKLKEDGYQETGGGDALDLTVLSRDSDELAVSGTMTLGLEFGGADEYDGWTRFELEGGRRQIVSGMLGATTASFKDGTPFTLVPDDRTSGWVGRFRGIAGNSAFQFAGEVSAEEQQSHIGWAFRASLRVGL; via the coding sequence ATGCGCAAGACCTTGCTGGCCTCCACCTGCCTGGCCACCCTAATTTCGACCGCCGCCCACGCCGAAACCACCGTCACCACCGCGACGACGGCGCCGGTGCGCACCTCGACGATCAAATCGGGGTCGCCCGACGATATCAAGATCACCTCGGCGGGGTCGATCAAGCCGACCGCCGCCGGGCCGGCGGTGACGATCGACAGCAACCACAAGGTCGTCAACGAGGGCACGATCGAGTTTACCAATGTCGACGGCGCGACGGGCATCCTGGCGGGCGCCAGCACCTCGGGCGGCATCACGAACAGCGCGACCGGCAAAATCACCATCGGCGAAACCTATGCCGCCACCGACATCGACAATGACGGCGACCTCGACGGTGCGTTCGCGATTGGCAGCAACCGCGTCGGCATCGCGACGGCGGGCGCCTTTACGGGCAACATCGTCAATTCGGGCGCGATCGCGATCGAAGGCAATGACTCGGCGGGCATCCGCCTCGGCGGCCCGCTGACCGGCAATTTCACCAACGACGGGACGATCAGCGTGCTCGGCGACCGCGCGCTCGGCGTCGGTTTGCAGGATGTGACGGGCAATGTCCGGCTCGCTGGAACCATCTCCGCCACGGGTGTCGACGCGATCGGCGCGCGCCTCGCCGGCGACGTCACCGATGCGCTGGTCGTTCAGGGCAATGTCACCGCCACCGGTTATCGCTTTACGACGCCGCCCACCGATCCGTCGAAGCTCGACGCCGATGACCTGTTGATTGGCGGCAGCGCGCTGTCGGTCGAGGGCGACGTCACGGGCGGCATCATTCTCGCCGTCGCGCCCAAGGACGCCAAACCCGACGACAAGGACGAGGACAAGGACGGGATCGAAGACGCCAAGGAAGGCAATGCCGTGGTGCGCTCTTACGGCTCGGCGGCGGCGATTCGCATCGGATCGGCCGACCGCGATGTCGCGATCGGCGCGGTTGCCGGGACCGGTACGGGACTGGGTTTCATCATCGACGGCGCCGTGCTCGGCGACGGGCTTTATGCGGGCAAGGACGGCAACGGGATCCAGATCGGCGGGCTCGGCGGTGCGGTCACGATCGCCGGCGGCATCGGCATCGGCATCGGCAGCACCGGCAGCGTCGCCGCGAAATCGAAGGACAAGGCCGCCACGGCGATCCGCATCGGAAGCGGCGCGACGACTCCCGAAATTCGGAACGCGGGCAAGATCGAGGCGACGACCGGCGGCAAGGCCGCGGATTCGGTTGCGACAGCGGTGTTGATCGAAGCCGGCGGCGATGTCGCGCTGATCCGCAACAGCGGCTCGATCGCAGCGAAGACCGGCGGCGACGACGGTACCGCGCGCGCTATCGTCGATCTGTCGGGAACGGTCGACACGGTCGAGAACAGCGGCGCGATCAACGCGTCCGGTGCGCTCGCCTCGTCGGACCGCAACATCGCGATCGACCTGTCCGCGAACGGCAATGGCGCGACGGTGAAGCAGACCGCGGTCGCCTCGGGCGTCACGGCCCCGAGCATCGTCGGCGACGTCCGCTTCGGCGGCGGCAACGACGTGTTCGACATCGCCGACGGGTCGGTGAAGGGGAACAGCTTCTTCGGCGCCGGCGACAACAAGCTCGCGCTGTCGGGCGATGCGACCTATGCCGGCAATGCCCGCTTCGGCGCCGGCAGCGACATGATGACGCTCGCCGGAACCTCGAAATTCACCGGGCTCGCCGATTTCGGCGGCGGCACCGACACGCTGACGATCGGCGGCACCTCGACCTTTGCGGGCACGCTGGCCAATTCGCAGGGCCTTGCGGTTTCGGTGGCCGGCGGCACCTTCGATGTCGGCGGCACGGCGACGATCTCGTCGCTCGCGGTGACCGAGAAGGGCACGCTGGCGGTGATGCTCGATACCGGCGCGACCGGCACCAATCTTCAGGTCACCGGCAACGCCAGCTTCGGCGAAGAATCGAAACTCGCGCTCAAGCTGTCGAGCATCGAGCAGGCCGAGGGTCAGCATGTCGTGCTGACCGCCGGTACGCTGACCGGCGCCGACAAGTTGACCGCGTCGCAGACGCTGCTGCCCTTCCTCTACAAGGGCACGCTGAGCTCGAACGCCACGCAGTTGATCGTCGACGTGTCGCGCAAGAGCACGGGCGAACTGGGCCTCAACCGTTCGGAAACCGGCGCGTTCGATGCGGTGCTCGACGCCGTTGTCGCCGATGAAAAGATCGAGGACGTCTTCCTCGGCATCACCGACGGCGACCAGTTCCGCAACCAGCTCGGCCAGATGCTCCCCGAGCATGAAGGCGGCGTGTTCGAAACCGTCACCTCGGGCTCGCGCGCCCTGTCGCGCTATCTCCAGGATCCCAGCGCACCGTATCAGGACGAGGGCAAATGGGGTTATTGGGTCAATCAGGCGGTATGGGGTACCTCGAAGAGCGTCGGCGACACGGCGAGCTACGACGTCAGCGGCTGGGGCATTTCGCTCGGCGCCGAAATCGAAAGCGATGTCGGCAATTTCGGCGGCTCGATCGGTTATCTCAGCGGCAAGGACGGCAACGGCAGTAACGCCAACGAAGTGAGCACGAGCCAGTTCGAAGGCGCACTGCACTGGCGCTTGCGCTCGGACGGCTTCATGGCGAACGCCCGCATCTCGGGCGCGCCGATCAGCCTGAAGGGCACGCGTATCTTCCGCGCCGAAGCCGGCGCCGAGGACATCGAAAAAACGATGAAAGGCAAGTGGGACGCGACGCTGTGGTCGGCGTCGGGCTCGCTCGCCTATGACACGCGCGTCGGCGGCCTCACGCTTCGCCCGATGGTTGCCGTGGACTATTTCAAGCTGAAGGAGGATGGCTATCAGGAAACGGGCGGCGGCGACGCGCTCGACCTGACGGTCCTGAGCCGCGATAGCGACGAGCTCGCGGTGTCGGGCACGATGACGCTCGGCCTCGAATTCGGAGGCGCCGACGAATATGACGGCTGGACGCGCTTCGAACTCGAAGGTGGCCGTCGCCAGATCGTGAGTGGCATGCTGGGCGCGACGACCGCGTCGTTCAAGGACGGCACGCCCTTCACGCTGGTTCCCGATGATCGCACGAGCGGCTGGGTCGGCCGTTTTCGCGGCATCGCCGGTAACTCGGCCTTTCAGTTCGCCGGTGAAGTCTCCGCGGAAGAACAGCAAAGCCATATCGGCTGGGCGTTCCGTGCGAGCCTGCGGGTCGGTCTCTAG